A genomic segment from uncultured Alistipes sp. encodes:
- the argC gene encoding N-acetyl-gamma-glutamyl-phosphate reductase: MIRAGIIGGAGYTAGELIRLLVNHPQVEIAFVHSTSNAGNLLTEVHGGLEGETSMRFCEAYDLAAADVVFLCSAHGQSKGWLAEQQLPEGLRIIDLAQDFRDESEGFVYGLPEMNRERIRQARRVANPGCFATAIQLALLPLAAAGLLQDEVHVTAVTGSTGAGVKPSATTHFSWRSDNLSVYKAFSHQHLLEIGRNIRLLEPAFDREINFVPMRGDFTRGILASVYTTCELDEEAARKLYADYYAEAAFTHVAERGVDLKQVVNTNKALVHAARHGSKLHIVSVIDNLLKGASGQAVQNMNLMFGFDEKEGLRLKASAF; this comes from the coding sequence ATGATCCGCGCGGGAATCATCGGAGGAGCCGGATATACGGCCGGAGAACTGATCCGCCTGCTGGTGAACCACCCGCAGGTCGAGATCGCCTTCGTACACAGCACCTCCAACGCCGGGAACCTCCTCACGGAGGTCCACGGCGGGTTGGAGGGCGAGACGTCGATGCGCTTCTGCGAGGCGTATGACCTCGCGGCGGCCGATGTCGTCTTCCTCTGCTCGGCACACGGGCAGAGCAAAGGCTGGCTCGCGGAGCAGCAGCTGCCCGAAGGGTTGCGCATCATCGACTTGGCGCAGGATTTCCGCGACGAGTCCGAAGGGTTCGTTTACGGGTTGCCGGAGATGAACCGCGAGCGCATCCGACAGGCAAGGCGGGTCGCCAACCCCGGCTGTTTCGCTACGGCCATTCAGCTGGCGCTGCTGCCGCTGGCCGCCGCAGGGCTGCTGCAGGACGAAGTGCACGTCACGGCCGTCACGGGGTCGACCGGCGCCGGCGTGAAGCCCTCGGCCACGACCCATTTCAGCTGGCGGTCGGACAACCTCTCCGTCTACAAGGCCTTCTCGCACCAGCATCTCCTGGAGATCGGCCGCAACATCCGCCTGCTGGAGCCCGCGTTCGACCGCGAGATCAACTTCGTACCCATGCGCGGCGACTTCACCCGCGGCATCCTGGCCAGCGTCTACACGACGTGTGAACTCGACGAAGAAGCGGCCCGGAAACTCTACGCAGACTACTACGCCGAAGCCGCCTTCACCCATGTTGCGGAGCGCGGGGTCGATCTCAAACAGGTTGTCAATACCAACAAGGCCTTGGTCCATGCGGCCAGGCACGGATCGAAGCTGCACATCGTTTCGGTGATCGACAACCTGCTGAAAGGAGCCTCGGGCCAGGCCGTGCAGAACATGAACCTGATGTTCGGGTTCGACGAGAAAGAGGGGCTGCGGCTCAAGGCCTCCGCATTTTAA
- a CDS encoding aminotransferase class III-fold pyridoxal phosphate-dependent enzyme, protein MELFNVYSLYPIEPVRGKGCFVYDEAGTEYLDLYGGHAVISIGHTQPDYVKAVSEQVGRLGFYSNSVINSLQVELAQRLGRVSGYDDYRLFLCNSGAEANENALKLASFHTGRSKVLAVERAFHGRTSGAVAVTDNPAISAPFNRTPNVEFTPLNDLETARTKLATREYAAVIVEGIQGVSGIHCPTDEFLRGLREAASETGTQLILDEIQSGYGRTGRFFAHQQAGIRPDLITTAKGMANGFPIGGVLIAPHFEARPGMLGTTFGGNHLACAAAIAVLKVIEREGLVENAASVGQYLLDELHAMEGLKEVRGRGLMIGIEIEGSGSELRKRLLFEKHIFTGGAGASVVRLLPALCLSRELATRFLEAFRDTLRNK, encoded by the coding sequence ATGGAACTTTTCAACGTATATTCACTCTACCCGATCGAACCCGTGCGGGGAAAGGGGTGCTTCGTCTACGACGAGGCCGGAACCGAGTACCTCGACCTCTACGGCGGACACGCCGTCATCTCGATCGGACACACGCAGCCCGACTACGTGAAGGCCGTTTCGGAACAGGTCGGAAGGCTCGGGTTTTACTCCAATTCGGTCATAAACTCGCTGCAGGTCGAGCTGGCACAGCGGCTCGGACGCGTGTCGGGGTACGACGACTACAGGCTCTTCCTCTGCAACTCCGGCGCCGAGGCCAACGAAAACGCCCTGAAACTCGCCTCCTTCCATACGGGGCGCAGCAAGGTCCTGGCCGTCGAACGCGCCTTCCACGGACGCACCTCCGGAGCCGTGGCCGTCACGGACAATCCCGCCATCTCGGCACCCTTCAACCGCACGCCCAACGTCGAGTTCACCCCGCTGAACGACCTCGAAACGGCCCGCACGAAACTCGCCACACGTGAGTATGCCGCCGTCATCGTCGAGGGCATCCAGGGCGTGTCGGGCATCCACTGTCCCACGGACGAATTCCTCCGCGGATTGCGCGAGGCGGCCTCCGAGACCGGCACGCAGCTCATCCTCGACGAGATTCAGTCGGGATACGGACGCACGGGGCGCTTCTTCGCCCATCAGCAGGCCGGGATTCGCCCCGACCTGATTACCACCGCCAAAGGCATGGCCAACGGTTTCCCGATCGGCGGCGTGTTGATCGCCCCCCACTTCGAGGCACGGCCCGGGATGCTCGGAACCACCTTCGGAGGCAACCACCTCGCCTGCGCCGCGGCGATCGCCGTCCTAAAAGTCATCGAGCGTGAAGGGCTCGTCGAAAATGCCGCCTCGGTCGGGCAATACCTCCTCGATGAACTGCACGCCATGGAGGGGCTGAAGGAGGTGCGCGGGCGCGGTCTGATGATCGGCATCGAGATCGAAGGCTCGGGATCGGAACTCCGCAAGCGGCTCCTCTTCGAGAAGCACATCTTCACCGGAGGCGCCGGAGCCTCCGTCGTCCGGCTGCTCCCCGCGCTGTGTCTCTCGCGCGAACTCGCCACGCGCTTCCTCGAAGCATTCCGCGACACGCTGCGAAACAAATAA
- a CDS encoding N-acetylornithine carbamoyltransferase: MKKFTCVQDIGDLKTAVAEAFEIKRNRFQFTGLGRNKTLLMLFFNSSLRTRLSTQKAAMNLGMNVMVLDVNQGAWKLETQRGVVMDGDKAEHLLEAIPVMGSYCDVIGVRSFARFQDKAEDYEERVLEQFIRYSGRPVFSMEAATRHPLQSFADLITIEEYRTTERPKVVMTWAPHPNALPQAVPNSFAEWMNAAGYDFVITHPEGYELDPKFVGGARVEYDQRKALEGADFVYAKNWAAYTDPNYGKVLSRDRAWTVDSEKMALTNNAWFMHCLPVRRNMIVTDEVIESPRSLVIPEAANREIAAQVVLKRLLEGLE, from the coding sequence ATGAAAAAATTCACCTGCGTACAGGATATCGGCGACCTCAAGACTGCCGTCGCCGAAGCCTTCGAAATCAAACGCAACCGCTTCCAGTTCACCGGGCTGGGCCGCAACAAAACCCTGCTGATGCTCTTCTTCAATTCGAGCCTCCGCACCCGCCTCTCGACCCAGAAGGCCGCCATGAACCTCGGCATGAACGTCATGGTCCTCGACGTCAACCAGGGCGCCTGGAAACTCGAAACCCAGCGCGGCGTCGTGATGGACGGCGACAAGGCCGAACACCTGCTCGAAGCCATCCCCGTCATGGGCTCCTACTGCGACGTGATCGGCGTGCGATCCTTCGCCCGTTTCCAGGACAAGGCCGAAGATTACGAGGAGCGCGTCCTGGAGCAGTTCATCCGCTACTCGGGACGTCCGGTCTTCTCGATGGAGGCCGCAACCCGGCACCCGCTGCAGAGCTTCGCCGACCTGATCACCATCGAGGAGTACAGGACCACGGAGCGTCCGAAGGTCGTCATGACCTGGGCCCCCCATCCCAACGCCCTGCCGCAGGCCGTGCCCAACTCCTTCGCCGAGTGGATGAATGCCGCCGGGTATGACTTCGTCATCACCCATCCCGAAGGCTATGAGCTCGATCCGAAGTTCGTCGGCGGCGCCCGCGTCGAGTATGACCAGCGCAAGGCCCTCGAAGGCGCCGATTTCGTCTACGCCAAGAACTGGGCCGCCTACACCGATCCCAACTACGGAAAGGTCCTCTCGCGCGACCGTGCATGGACGGTCGATTCCGAGAAGATGGCGCTGACGAACAACGCCTGGTTCATGCACTGTCTGCCCGTGCGGCGCAACATGATCGTCACGGACGAGGTGATCGAATCGCCCCGCTCGCTGGTGATCCCCGAGGCCGCCAACCGCGAAATCGCGGCTCAGGTCGTACTCAAACGCTTGCTGGAAGGACTGGAATGA
- the argB gene encoding acetylglutamate kinase: MMEKITVMKIGGNVIDNPEALKAFLAEFTAVEGPKILVHGGGKLATRLAERLELKVQMVDGRRITDKGTLDVVTMVYAGLVNKQVVAGLQAVGCNAIGLSGADGNAVTAHRRAPQPIDYGFVGDIDRVDAELLARLLEGGLVPVFSAIMHDGHGTLLNCNADSVASAVALGVAAVAPTDLVFCFEKAGVLRDPEDEASVIPEITAASYAPLKSDGTVSKGMIPKIENALKAVEQGVRSVTIRSSAHLDNGIGTVIRR; encoded by the coding sequence ATGATGGAAAAGATCACGGTAATGAAGATCGGCGGGAACGTCATCGACAATCCCGAAGCCCTGAAGGCCTTCCTCGCGGAGTTCACCGCGGTCGAGGGCCCCAAGATCCTCGTCCACGGAGGCGGAAAACTCGCCACGCGGCTCGCTGAACGCCTCGAACTCAAGGTTCAGATGGTCGACGGCCGGAGGATCACCGACAAGGGGACCCTCGACGTCGTGACGATGGTCTACGCCGGGCTCGTCAACAAACAGGTCGTCGCCGGGCTGCAGGCTGTCGGCTGCAACGCCATCGGGTTGTCCGGGGCCGACGGAAATGCCGTCACCGCACACCGAAGGGCACCGCAGCCGATCGACTACGGATTTGTCGGCGACATCGACCGCGTCGATGCGGAGTTGCTCGCGCGGCTGCTGGAAGGCGGGCTGGTGCCCGTCTTCTCGGCCATCATGCACGACGGCCACGGCACGCTGCTCAACTGCAACGCCGACAGCGTCGCTTCGGCCGTGGCGCTCGGCGTCGCAGCCGTCGCCCCCACCGATCTGGTCTTCTGCTTCGAGAAGGCCGGCGTATTGCGCGATCCCGAGGACGAAGCGTCGGTGATCCCCGAGATCACGGCTGCAAGCTACGCCCCGCTCAAGTCCGACGGGACGGTCAGCAAGGGAATGATTCCCAAGATCGAAAACGCACTGAAGGCCGTCGAGCAGGGCGTGCGGAGCGTCACGATCCGCAGTTCCGCCCACCTGGACAACGGCATCGGAACCGTCATCCGCAGGTAA
- a CDS encoding M20 family metallo-hydrolase, with protein MKPKTAEAVALLQALIATPSLSRDEARTGDLLFAFLAEHGAAPERLHNNVWARAEGFDPARPTLLLNSHHDTVRPAASYTRDPFTPSIEEGCLYGLGSNDAGASVVALAETFLTFRRRKLPFNLVVALSAEEECMGEHGMRALLPALGKIDMALVGEPTGMQAATGERGLVVLDCTARGKSGHAARNEGVNALYIAADDIARLRGFRFERESALLGPIGIAVTQIEAGTQHNVVPDVCRFVVDVRTTDAYSNEETVEILRGALQSEVVPRSTRIRAAAVGDDHPLVRAATAVGRSTFVSPTTSDRTLMPFPSLKMGPGESARSHAADEFIRIDEIDRAIAIYEKYIEQLALLYA; from the coding sequence ATGAAGCCGAAAACCGCAGAAGCCGTCGCGTTGTTGCAGGCGTTGATCGCAACGCCGTCGCTGTCGCGCGACGAAGCCCGCACGGGCGACCTCCTCTTCGCCTTCCTCGCGGAGCACGGAGCCGCGCCCGAACGGCTGCACAACAACGTCTGGGCCCGGGCCGAAGGATTCGATCCCGCGCGGCCGACCCTGCTGCTCAATTCGCACCACGACACCGTGCGCCCCGCGGCCTCCTACACCCGCGATCCGTTCACACCGTCGATCGAGGAGGGATGTCTGTACGGGCTCGGAAGCAACGATGCCGGGGCTTCGGTCGTCGCACTCGCCGAGACCTTTCTCACGTTCCGCCGCCGCAAACTCCCCTTCAATCTCGTCGTCGCCCTCTCGGCCGAGGAGGAGTGCATGGGCGAGCACGGGATGCGGGCGCTGCTGCCCGCTCTGGGGAAGATCGACATGGCGCTCGTCGGCGAGCCTACCGGGATGCAGGCCGCAACCGGTGAGCGCGGGCTGGTCGTCCTCGACTGCACGGCCCGCGGCAAAAGCGGGCACGCCGCCCGAAATGAAGGGGTCAATGCCCTCTACATCGCCGCGGACGACATCGCCCGGCTGCGCGGATTCCGCTTCGAACGCGAATCGGCGCTGTTGGGACCCATCGGTATCGCCGTGACGCAGATCGAGGCCGGGACACAACACAACGTCGTGCCCGACGTCTGCCGTTTCGTCGTCGATGTCCGAACCACCGACGCCTACTCGAACGAAGAGACGGTCGAGATCCTCCGCGGAGCGTTGCAATCCGAAGTCGTGCCCCGCTCGACCCGCATCCGCGCCGCCGCCGTCGGAGACGACCATCCCCTCGTCCGCGCCGCAACGGCCGTCGGCCGGAGCACCTTCGTCTCGCCGACGACCTCCGACCGCACGCTGATGCCCTTCCCGTCGCTCAAGATGGGTCCCGGCGAATCGGCCCGATCCCATGCCGCCGACGAGTTCATCCGCATCGACGAGATCGACCGGGCAATCGCCATCTACGAAAAATACATCGAACAGTTAGCACTTCTATACGCATGA
- the argH gene encoding argininosuccinate lyase, translating to MSTTKLWDKGFEPDKMIEEYTVGNDRNLDLQLARYDVQGSLAHIAMLEKIGLLTAEELRTLTAGLQEIAAEIEAGRFEIEPDTEDVHSQVELMLTRRLGDAGKKIHSGRSRNDQVLVDLKLFLRDELRQVAAEVKALFDRLQELSERYREVLMPGYTHLQIAMPSSFGLWFGAYAETLVDDMRLLAAAWHIANQNPLGSAAGYGSSFPLDRTMTTRLLGFETLHYNVVAAQMSRGKSERAAAAAIAAVAATVGRLAMDACLFMSQNFGFISLPDELTTGSSIMPHKKNPDVFEIMRGRCNRLQSVPNEIALLTANLPVGYHRDLQLMKDILFPALTEIRRTLRMCDFMLAHVRVNEHILDDRKYDYLFTVEDVNRLVLQGVPFREAYRQVGMAVQRGEYRPTREVHHTHEGSIGNLCTAEIRRKMETVMQEFETPGMQEELS from the coding sequence ATGAGCACCACCAAACTTTGGGACAAGGGTTTCGAACCCGACAAGATGATCGAAGAGTACACCGTCGGCAACGACCGCAACCTGGACCTGCAGCTCGCCCGCTACGACGTCCAAGGCTCGCTGGCCCATATCGCCATGCTCGAAAAAATCGGACTGCTGACCGCCGAAGAGCTCCGCACGCTGACCGCCGGACTGCAGGAGATTGCCGCCGAGATCGAGGCCGGGCGTTTCGAAATCGAACCCGACACGGAGGATGTCCACTCGCAGGTCGAGCTGATGCTTACCCGGCGGCTGGGCGACGCCGGAAAGAAGATCCATTCGGGCCGCTCGCGTAACGATCAGGTGCTGGTCGACCTGAAACTCTTCCTGCGCGACGAACTCCGGCAGGTCGCCGCCGAGGTCAAGGCCCTGTTCGACCGGCTGCAGGAGTTGAGCGAACGATACAGGGAGGTGCTCATGCCCGGGTACACCCATCTCCAGATCGCCATGCCCTCGTCGTTCGGGCTGTGGTTCGGGGCCTATGCCGAAACGCTCGTCGATGACATGCGCCTCCTCGCCGCAGCCTGGCACATCGCCAACCAGAACCCGCTCGGGTCAGCCGCCGGGTACGGTTCGTCGTTCCCCCTCGACCGCACGATGACGACCCGTCTGTTGGGCTTCGAAACGCTCCACTACAACGTCGTCGCCGCCCAGATGAGCCGCGGAAAGAGCGAACGCGCCGCAGCAGCTGCCATCGCCGCCGTCGCCGCCACCGTCGGACGGCTGGCCATGGACGCCTGTCTCTTCATGAGCCAGAACTTCGGGTTCATCTCCCTGCCCGACGAACTGACGACCGGTTCGAGCATCATGCCCCACAAGAAGAATCCCGACGTCTTCGAGATCATGCGCGGACGCTGCAACCGACTGCAGTCCGTCCCGAACGAAATTGCCCTGCTGACCGCCAATCTCCCGGTCGGATACCACCGCGATCTGCAACTCATGAAGGACATTCTCTTCCCGGCCCTCACCGAAATCCGCCGCACGCTCCGCATGTGCGACTTCATGCTGGCTCACGTGCGCGTCAACGAGCATATTCTCGATGACCGCAAGTACGACTACCTCTTCACCGTGGAGGATGTCAACCGCCTCGTCCTCCAGGGCGTGCCCTTCCGCGAGGCATACCGCCAGGTCGGCATGGCCGTCCAGCGCGGCGAGTACCGCCCCACGCGCGAGGTTCATCACACCCACGAGGGAAGCATCGGGAACCTCTGCACCGCGGAGATCCGCCGCAAGATGGAGACCGTCATGCAGGAGTTTGAGACCCCGGGGATGCAGGAGGAGTTGTCATGA
- a CDS encoding 3,4-dihydroxy-2-butanone-4-phosphate synthase, with amino-acid sequence MKRVDGVEPCAVLCELMNPDGTMVRRPEIEAFGHWHRCPVVSVADLIRAVA; translated from the coding sequence ATGAAAAGAGTGGACGGGGTGGAGCCCTGTGCCGTGTTGTGCGAGTTGATGAACCCCGACGGCACGATGGTCCGGCGGCCCGAAATCGAGGCATTCGGGCATTGGCACCGTTGTCCCGTCGTTTCGGTCGCCGACCTCATCCGCGCTGTCGCATGA
- the efp gene encoding elongation factor P, producing the protein MATTADIKIGMCIELDGKTFQIIDFQHVKPGKGPAFVRTKLKNLENGRVLENTFSAGVKIEPVRVERRPYQFTYEDDLGMHFMHTETFEEINIDKNLINNYDLMADGQIVEVMFHTEKETVLSAELPPIVDMEVTYTEPGVKGDTASTNSLKPATVNTGATIRVPLFINTGDKIRVDTRTREYYERIK; encoded by the coding sequence ATGGCAACAACCGCAGACATCAAGATCGGCATGTGCATCGAGCTGGACGGGAAGACGTTCCAGATCATCGACTTTCAGCATGTGAAGCCGGGCAAGGGTCCCGCTTTCGTGCGCACGAAACTGAAGAACCTGGAGAACGGCCGCGTATTGGAGAACACGTTCTCGGCGGGCGTGAAGATCGAGCCGGTTCGCGTGGAGCGGCGTCCGTACCAGTTCACCTACGAGGATGACCTGGGTATGCACTTCATGCACACGGAGACGTTCGAGGAGATCAACATCGACAAGAACCTGATCAACAACTACGACCTGATGGCCGACGGTCAGATTGTCGAGGTGATGTTCCACACGGAGAAGGAGACGGTTCTTTCGGCGGAGCTTCCCCCGATCGTGGACATGGAGGTAACCTATACGGAGCCGGGCGTGAAGGGTGACACGGCGTCGACGAACTCGCTGAAGCCTGCGACGGTGAATACGGGAGCGACGATCCGCGTGCCGCTGTTCATCAACACGGGTGACAAGATCCGCGTGGACACGCGCACACGCGAATACTACGAGCGCATCAAGTAG
- a CDS encoding polysaccharide deacetylase family protein, with translation MRLKPPKLIRRLMPDLIWEIDDPDGVFLTFDDGPTPGITEWILSTLEKYDAKATFFVLGKNVEMYPDLYRRILDAGHKVGNHTYSHQKGWGMSLERYTEDVDFANDLLHTELFRPPYAQITPAQARLLGQRYKLVMWDIISRDYNRQLSPRTCLKNVTKYLAPGAIVVFHDSEKAFRNMRYALPRTLEKIRQLGLRCKSIEL, from the coding sequence ATGCGCTTGAAACCACCGAAACTCATCCGGCGCCTGATGCCGGACCTGATCTGGGAGATCGACGACCCGGACGGGGTTTTCCTGACCTTTGACGACGGGCCCACGCCGGGTATTACGGAGTGGATTCTCTCGACGCTGGAGAAGTACGACGCGAAGGCCACGTTCTTCGTGCTGGGCAAGAACGTGGAGATGTACCCGGACCTTTACCGGCGGATCCTGGATGCGGGGCACAAGGTGGGTAACCACACCTATTCGCACCAGAAGGGTTGGGGGATGAGCCTGGAGCGCTATACGGAGGATGTCGATTTTGCGAACGACCTGCTCCATACGGAGTTGTTCCGGCCTCCCTACGCGCAGATTACGCCGGCGCAGGCGCGTCTGCTGGGCCAGCGCTACAAGCTGGTGATGTGGGACATCATCTCCCGGGACTACAACCGGCAGTTGTCTCCCCGGACGTGCCTGAAGAACGTGACGAAATACCTGGCTCCGGGCGCCATCGTCGTTTTCCACGACAGCGAGAAGGCTTTCCGGAACATGCGCTACGCGCTTCCCCGGACGTTGGAGAAGATCCGTCAGTTGGGCCTTCGGTGCAAGTCGATCGAATTGTAG
- a CDS encoding DUF4837 family protein, protein MTMKTLCRGIFALMIAAAVAGCDAFHTLNKKKTAQGRPYELIVVCPQMEWNGELGDSLRAVFTAPVPYLNQVEPLFDVLRVTERGFKDMIADHRNILKIVVDPEVRQAEAAVEYNVTSEPQIVVTLQGPDDKAVVGYLSQNRDNLLHVLEQAERDRDVQTYTSFNNPGIEAAIRELFGMEIKVPKGYVLAKQTDDFLWARYEYPTASQGFFVYSYPYEGPESLSLDALIKARNRFAALIPGPSDGSYMITSDAFEPGYRLFRLEGRLWCELRGFWDVEGDFMGGPFVSYTTVDTETNRIFTLDGYVYAPDLNKPRKRNYIRGIEHLLYTIHFPEQQK, encoded by the coding sequence ATGACCATGAAAACGCTTTGCCGTGGCATATTCGCCCTGATGATCGCCGCCGCTGTGGCCGGATGCGACGCTTTCCATACCCTCAACAAGAAAAAAACCGCTCAGGGGCGACCCTACGAGCTCATCGTCGTATGCCCGCAGATGGAGTGGAACGGAGAACTCGGGGACTCCCTGCGCGCCGTCTTCACGGCCCCGGTCCCCTATCTGAACCAGGTCGAACCCCTCTTCGATGTCCTCCGGGTCACCGAACGCGGGTTCAAGGACATGATCGCAGACCATCGCAATATCCTCAAGATCGTCGTTGACCCCGAGGTCCGGCAGGCGGAAGCGGCCGTCGAGTACAATGTCACTTCCGAACCCCAGATCGTCGTCACGCTCCAGGGACCCGATGACAAGGCCGTCGTCGGATACCTCTCCCAAAACCGCGACAACCTGCTCCACGTCCTCGAACAGGCCGAACGCGACCGGGACGTCCAGACGTACACCTCGTTCAACAACCCCGGAATCGAAGCCGCCATCCGGGAACTCTTCGGCATGGAGATCAAGGTCCCCAAAGGGTACGTTCTCGCCAAACAGACCGACGATTTCCTCTGGGCCCGATATGAATACCCCACGGCAAGCCAGGGATTCTTCGTATACTCCTATCCCTACGAAGGCCCCGAGTCCCTCTCGCTCGATGCCCTGATCAAGGCCCGGAACAGGTTCGCTGCCCTGATTCCCGGACCCTCCGACGGCTCCTACATGATCACATCCGACGCTTTCGAACCCGGCTATCGGCTCTTCCGCCTCGAAGGACGGCTCTGGTGCGAACTCCGCGGCTTCTGGGACGTGGAGGGTGACTTCATGGGCGGTCCATTCGTCAGCTACACGACCGTCGATACCGAAACCAACCGCATATTCACCCTCGACGGTTATGTTTACGCCCCCGACCTCAACAAACCCCGCAAGCGGAATTACATCCGGGGCATAGAGCATCTGCTCTACACGATCCATTTCCCCGAGCAGCAAAAATAA
- the cls gene encoding cardiolipin synthase — MQQILTYIFIALYSVTILSVILVIITENRNPLKTLPWIIVLIFAPVVGLLFYFFFGQNLSKQRIISRRTRKRITMHLAESDESGHPEIPETWKPLAKLLKSTIHAVPLYGSRITPYTDGAAKMEALLDEIKLARHHIHLQYYIFCDDDTGKLLRDVLVEKARKGVRIRILYDDVGCSGVKKAFFDSMRNVGIEVHAFLHVRFPRFTSKINYRNHRKIAVIDGRVGFIGGMNIADRYVHGPGWGTWKDSHFRIEGNGVAGLQASFLSDWSATTKHRITGPEYYPLAKRYTDGILQIVPSGPFGKWRTLLQGDSYAIENARKRVWIQTPYYLPSDVLNSALQAAALAGIDVRIMLPARSDSRVVDLASHSFLDDMMKAGAKILFYTPGFLHAKLLIIDDVLTIIGSANMDFRSFEHNFEVNAFVYDADFNAQMSRIFTDDTARSHALTPAEWFNRPRSRRWAESLMRVFSPLL, encoded by the coding sequence ATGCAGCAAATTCTGACATACATCTTCATTGCACTCTACTCGGTGACGATCCTCAGCGTCATTCTGGTCATCATTACCGAAAACCGGAACCCGCTGAAGACCCTCCCCTGGATTATCGTGCTCATCTTCGCACCCGTGGTCGGACTCCTCTTTTACTTCTTCTTCGGGCAGAACCTCTCCAAACAACGGATCATATCCCGAAGAACCCGGAAACGAATCACCATGCACCTCGCCGAATCCGACGAATCCGGACACCCCGAAATCCCGGAAACCTGGAAACCCCTCGCCAAACTCCTCAAAAGCACAATCCACGCCGTACCCCTGTACGGCAGCCGAATTACCCCCTATACCGACGGAGCAGCCAAAATGGAGGCTCTGCTCGATGAAATCAAACTCGCACGACACCATATACACCTCCAATACTACATCTTCTGCGACGATGATACCGGGAAGCTGCTGCGCGACGTCCTCGTCGAAAAGGCCCGGAAAGGCGTACGGATCCGGATCCTCTACGACGATGTCGGATGCAGCGGCGTCAAAAAGGCATTCTTCGATTCCATGAGAAACGTGGGTATCGAAGTCCACGCCTTCCTCCATGTCCGTTTCCCTCGCTTCACCAGCAAAATCAATTACCGGAACCACCGCAAAATCGCCGTTATCGACGGCCGGGTGGGATTCATCGGCGGAATGAACATCGCTGACCGATATGTCCACGGACCCGGATGGGGTACCTGGAAAGACTCCCACTTCCGAATCGAAGGAAACGGAGTCGCCGGACTTCAGGCTTCGTTCCTCAGCGACTGGTCCGCAACCACCAAACACCGCATCACGGGACCCGAATACTATCCCCTGGCCAAACGATATACGGACGGAATCCTTCAGATCGTCCCGAGCGGGCCCTTCGGAAAGTGGAGAACACTCCTCCAGGGGGACAGCTACGCCATCGAGAACGCCAGAAAACGGGTCTGGATACAAACCCCCTACTACCTCCCCTCCGACGTCCTCAACTCCGCACTCCAGGCTGCCGCACTCGCCGGAATCGACGTGAGAATCATGCTCCCCGCACGCTCCGATTCGCGCGTCGTAGACCTCGCATCGCACTCCTTTCTCGACGACATGATGAAAGCCGGAGCGAAGATCCTCTTCTACACCCCGGGATTCCTCCACGCCAAACTCCTGATCATCGACGACGTCCTGACCATAATCGGTTCCGCAAACATGGATTTCCGAAGTTTCGAGCACAATTTCGAGGTCAACGCCTTCGTCTACGACGCCGATTTCAATGCGCAAATGTCCCGCATATTCACCGACGACACCGCCCGGTCCCACGCCCTGACACCCGCCGAATGGTTCAACCGCCCCCGGTCGCGACGATGGGCGGAATCCCTGATGCGCGTATTCTCGCCCCTGCTGTAA